The following are encoded together in the Azospirillum lipoferum 4B genome:
- a CDS encoding ABC transporter ATP-binding protein, whose translation MAEAAAAPALQLDGVTCTFPSPDGRGRSYTAVQGASFTVADGEFVSIVGPTGSGKSTMLNVAAGLLKPSEGRALSFGQPVTGINPKAGYMFQAEALMPWKSALDNVAAGLEFRGVSKAEARERAQPWLSRVGLEGFGDRFPHQLSGGMRKRVALAQTLIVDPKIILMDEPFSALDVQTRQMMENELLELWAADRKSVVFITHDLEEAIAMSDRVLVLSAGPGARLIGEYRIDLDRPRDVAEIRMTPQFLDLHKEIWGQLRDEVLKGYAQTKLR comes from the coding sequence ATGGCCGAGGCCGCCGCGGCGCCCGCCCTCCAACTGGACGGCGTGACCTGCACCTTTCCTTCACCCGACGGCCGGGGACGTTCCTATACCGCCGTACAGGGAGCCAGCTTCACCGTCGCGGACGGGGAGTTCGTGTCGATCGTCGGCCCGACCGGCAGCGGCAAGTCGACGATGCTGAATGTCGCCGCCGGCCTGCTGAAGCCCAGCGAGGGCCGCGCGCTTTCCTTCGGGCAGCCGGTGACCGGCATCAATCCCAAGGCCGGCTACATGTTCCAGGCCGAGGCGCTGATGCCCTGGAAATCGGCGCTCGACAATGTCGCTGCCGGGCTGGAGTTCCGCGGCGTTTCCAAGGCGGAAGCGCGGGAGCGCGCACAACCCTGGCTGTCGCGCGTCGGGCTGGAGGGGTTCGGCGACCGTTTCCCGCACCAGCTCTCCGGCGGCATGCGCAAGCGCGTCGCGCTGGCCCAGACGCTGATCGTCGATCCCAAGATCATCCTGATGGACGAGCCCTTCTCGGCGCTCGACGTCCAGACCCGACAGATGATGGAGAACGAGCTGCTCGAGCTGTGGGCGGCGGACCGCAAGTCGGTGGTCTTCATCACCCATGACCTGGAGGAGGCCATCGCCATGTCCGACCGGGTGCTGGTGCTGTCCGCCGGCCCGGGCGCCCGGCTGATCGGCGAGTACCGGATCGACCTGGACCGCCCGCGCGACGTGGCGGAAATCCGCATGACGCCGCAGTTCCTGGACCTTCACAAGGAAATCTGGGGCCAGCTGCGCGACGAAGTTCTGAAGGGCTACGCCCAGACCAAGCTGCGGTGA
- a CDS encoding SpoIIE family protein phosphatase, protein MKRRSSLLARVAGAILLTTATIGSASVLLSEWIVEGQRHQDLLRRAELVAATQADALSGPVWELDNRSAQRMIEALTARDPAIRSITVFETDRNVPLAEIIVGGENDAERVTVERPIVLHGREGRVQTVGTLRIAFSTAEVRQATLDALIPVVGLLLLSLLGAMAVLGLTLNRMVLHPLRRLTQLASAMAHGDYGARMDTGRTDEIGVLADGFNRMAATVQDHTSTLESRVRDRTEALAATNRAIMDSINYAQLIQSSILPSADVLSAGLTEHFVLWRPRDVVSGDFYVCREVPDGFVVAVADCTGHGVPGAFMTMTASAMLNNALDLLGASDPAAVLAAVDRKVRAALHQEGEARNGAECFDNGLDLALCHIRPADGRLVYAGARIPLLIVSDDGVTELRADRRSLGYRPAGQPAGRCGAESSFTNHSILLRPGQTFILGTDGLADQSGGERGRSFGRARLREMLRQGGTGPLDRLKSELENSLDHFQSGHEQRDDITLFGFRVRLTDAAAASQPGSDKRAA, encoded by the coding sequence ATGAAACGCCGCTCCTCCCTGCTGGCGCGGGTGGCCGGGGCCATCCTGTTGACGACCGCGACCATCGGATCGGCGTCCGTGCTGCTGTCGGAGTGGATCGTCGAGGGCCAACGCCACCAGGACCTGCTGCGTCGCGCCGAGTTGGTCGCGGCGACCCAGGCCGACGCGCTGAGCGGCCCGGTGTGGGAGCTGGACAACCGCAGCGCCCAGCGGATGATCGAGGCACTGACCGCCCGCGATCCCGCCATCCGCTCCATCACGGTCTTCGAAACCGACCGCAATGTGCCGCTGGCCGAGATCATTGTTGGCGGCGAGAACGACGCCGAACGCGTCACCGTCGAACGCCCCATCGTCCTGCATGGACGCGAAGGGCGGGTTCAGACGGTGGGAACCCTGCGGATCGCCTTTTCGACGGCGGAGGTCCGGCAGGCGACCCTGGATGCGCTGATACCGGTGGTCGGGCTTCTGCTGCTGTCGCTGCTGGGAGCGATGGCGGTGCTTGGCCTGACGCTGAACCGCATGGTGCTGCACCCGTTGCGCCGGTTGACCCAACTGGCCAGCGCCATGGCGCACGGCGACTATGGCGCCCGCATGGACACCGGCCGTACCGACGAGATCGGCGTGCTGGCCGACGGCTTCAACCGCATGGCGGCAACCGTGCAGGACCACACCAGCACGCTCGAAAGCCGGGTCCGCGACCGGACCGAGGCATTGGCCGCCACCAACCGCGCCATCATGGACAGCATCAACTATGCGCAGCTGATCCAGTCCTCGATTCTGCCATCGGCCGACGTGCTGTCCGCCGGCTTGACCGAGCATTTCGTCCTGTGGCGCCCACGCGACGTGGTCAGCGGCGATTTCTATGTCTGCCGGGAGGTGCCGGACGGATTCGTCGTCGCGGTCGCCGACTGCACGGGGCATGGCGTGCCCGGCGCCTTCATGACCATGACCGCCAGCGCGATGCTGAACAACGCACTGGACCTCCTGGGTGCGTCCGACCCGGCGGCGGTGCTTGCCGCCGTCGACCGCAAGGTCCGCGCCGCCCTGCACCAGGAGGGTGAAGCCCGCAATGGAGCCGAGTGCTTCGACAACGGTCTGGATCTCGCGCTCTGCCACATCCGGCCAGCCGACGGGAGGCTGGTTTACGCCGGCGCGCGCATTCCCCTGCTGATCGTCAGCGACGACGGCGTGACGGAACTGCGCGCCGACCGGCGCAGCCTGGGTTACCGCCCGGCCGGTCAGCCCGCAGGGCGCTGTGGAGCTGAGTCGTCCTTCACGAATCACAGCATTCTTCTGCGACCGGGCCAGACCTTCATCCTGGGAACCGATGGGCTGGCCGATCAGAGCGGCGGCGAGCGCGGACGCAGCTTCGGCAGAGCCCGCCTGCGGGAGATGCTCCGGCAGGGCGGCACCGGTCCGCTGGATCGGCTGAAGTCGGAGCTGGAAAACTCCCTCGACCATTTCCAGTCGGGCCACGAACAGCGCGACGACATCACGCTGTTCGGATTCCGCGTGCGGCTGACCGACGCAGCGGCGGCTTCCCAGCCGGGATCCGACAAGCGGGCCGCATAA
- the ftsH gene encoding ATP-dependent zinc metalloprotease FtsH, whose protein sequence is MPTLPKRPMIALAVLAALLAAWLGFAAWYDHSQRADEQPATYSALIERAVRGEIESVTFSNGIGHAVATDGSRYRTVMPVTDDLLKEMRSHKVAIAFGEGPDGLMAQTVRVLDRVAPFLMVALLIGGLMLSGGQFFGMGRATRVRPEDTDTVFADVAGVDEAKEELRETVQFLKDPRRFAMAGARVPKGILLVGPPGTGKTMLAKAAAGEAGVPFFAASGSDFVEMFVGLGAARVRSLFKTARASAPCILFIDEIDALAGKRGESNSHSEREQTLNQLLVEMDGIVEGGAVVVIAATNRAEMLDAAVLRPGRFDRHIHVSLPDVAGREAILGVHAGRLTLAPDVCARTVARGTPGFSGAELANLTNEAALSAARQGRVVVTMADYEAAKDRVLMGTERRSLALSAHERRLIAVHEAGHALVSLRCPQADPIHKATIIPRGGALGMVVRLPEGDRVSVSRAKLMADIAVAMAGRAAEEIVFGPDHVTTGAEADFRAATDLARRMVTAWGMSEEIGYVAHAAVEPGARSERTAWRIDEEVRRITDEGMEHARRLLRTDRAALDGIAQALLERETLTGGEITELADRQEERATEAA, encoded by the coding sequence ATGCCCACGCTGCCGAAACGCCCGATGATCGCGCTTGCCGTCCTGGCCGCCCTGCTCGCCGCGTGGCTCGGCTTCGCGGCATGGTACGATCACAGCCAACGGGCGGACGAACAGCCGGCGACCTACAGCGCGTTGATCGAGCGGGCCGTCCGCGGCGAGATCGAGTCCGTCACCTTCTCCAACGGCATCGGACATGCGGTGGCCACGGACGGCAGCCGCTATCGCACCGTGATGCCGGTGACCGACGATCTGCTGAAGGAAATGCGCAGCCACAAGGTCGCCATTGCCTTCGGCGAGGGGCCGGACGGGCTGATGGCGCAGACGGTCCGCGTGCTCGACCGCGTGGCTCCCTTCCTGATGGTGGCCCTGCTGATCGGCGGACTGATGCTCAGCGGCGGGCAGTTCTTCGGCATGGGACGCGCAACCCGCGTGCGCCCGGAGGACACCGACACCGTCTTCGCCGACGTGGCGGGCGTGGACGAGGCCAAGGAGGAACTGCGCGAGACGGTGCAATTCCTGAAGGATCCGCGCCGCTTCGCCATGGCCGGCGCCCGCGTGCCCAAGGGCATCCTGCTGGTCGGCCCGCCCGGCACCGGCAAGACCATGCTGGCCAAGGCCGCGGCGGGCGAGGCCGGCGTGCCTTTCTTCGCCGCATCGGGTTCCGATTTCGTCGAGATGTTCGTCGGCCTGGGCGCAGCACGCGTCCGCAGCCTGTTCAAGACCGCCCGCGCGAGCGCGCCCTGCATCCTGTTCATCGACGAGATCGATGCGCTTGCCGGCAAGCGCGGCGAATCGAACAGCCATTCGGAACGCGAGCAGACGCTCAACCAGTTGCTGGTGGAGATGGACGGCATCGTCGAGGGCGGCGCGGTGGTGGTGATCGCCGCCACCAACCGGGCGGAAATGCTGGATGCCGCGGTGCTGCGCCCCGGCCGCTTCGACCGCCACATCCATGTCAGCCTGCCCGATGTGGCGGGGCGCGAGGCCATCCTGGGCGTGCATGCCGGCCGGCTGACGCTGGCCCCCGACGTCTGCGCCCGCACAGTGGCGCGCGGCACCCCCGGCTTCTCCGGGGCGGAGCTGGCGAACCTGACCAACGAGGCCGCCCTGTCGGCTGCGCGCCAGGGCCGTGTCGTCGTCACCATGGCGGATTACGAAGCCGCCAAGGACCGTGTGCTGATGGGCACCGAGCGCCGCAGCCTCGCCCTGTCGGCGCATGAGCGGCGGCTGATCGCGGTCCATGAGGCAGGCCATGCGCTGGTGTCCCTGCGCTGCCCGCAGGCCGACCCGATCCACAAGGCCACCATCATCCCGCGCGGCGGCGCGCTGGGCATGGTGGTGCGGCTGCCGGAAGGCGACCGCGTGTCGGTCTCCCGCGCCAAGCTGATGGCCGACATCGCCGTCGCCATGGCCGGCCGGGCCGCCGAGGAGATCGTTTTCGGCCCCGATCACGTCACCACCGGTGCTGAAGCCGACTTCCGCGCCGCCACCGACCTTGCCCGCCGCATGGTCACGGCGTGGGGGATGAGCGAGGAGATCGGCTATGTCGCCCATGCCGCCGTCGAGCCGGGTGCGCGATCCGAGCGCACCGCATGGCGCATCGACGAGGAGGTCCGGCGCATCACCGACGAAGGCATGGAGCATGCCCGCCGCCTGCTGCGCACCGACCGCGCCGCGCTGGACGGCATCGCCCAGGCGCTGCTGGAGCGCGAGACCCTGACCGGCGGCGAAATCACGGAACTGGCGGACCGACAGGAAGAGCGCGCGACGGAGGCGGCCTGA
- a CDS encoding substrate-binding periplasmic protein, whose product MTGPLSRRTVLRTALPLLASLPLLAVCPVPSHAAPADASAVVRVGAYEFPPYVDETGGGVTRDLLDLFNAAQSERRFEMVRTAPQRRYEDLEQGRFDMIAFECRNWGWEGRAVDATRPFLRDAEVFIARAAPGIDQRYFDDLSGKSILGRLGFHYAFAGFEADPKILEQRFRTRVTVTHEGNVRSVVAGRADLAIVTRSFLTRFLQREPELARQLVVSERSDQIYEHTILTRQGGSVATAWLDSLLDRLAADGRLESLWRRSGILS is encoded by the coding sequence ATGACCGGACCGCTATCCCGCCGCACGGTTCTACGAACCGCGCTGCCCCTCCTGGCCTCCCTGCCCCTGCTCGCGGTCTGTCCGGTCCCCTCGCACGCGGCGCCAGCCGATGCTTCGGCCGTCGTCAGGGTCGGCGCCTACGAATTTCCCCCTTACGTCGATGAGACCGGCGGCGGCGTGACCCGCGACCTGCTGGACCTTTTCAACGCCGCCCAATCGGAACGGCGGTTCGAGATGGTTCGCACCGCCCCGCAGCGGCGGTACGAGGACCTGGAACAGGGGCGATTCGACATGATCGCCTTCGAATGCCGGAATTGGGGCTGGGAAGGCCGGGCGGTCGATGCCACCCGCCCCTTCCTGCGCGATGCCGAGGTGTTCATCGCCCGGGCGGCTCCCGGCATCGACCAGCGCTATTTCGACGATCTGTCCGGCAAGTCGATTCTCGGACGGCTCGGCTTCCATTACGCGTTCGCCGGGTTCGAGGCCGACCCGAAGATCCTCGAACAGCGGTTCCGCACCCGCGTTACGGTGACGCATGAAGGCAATGTCCGCAGCGTCGTCGCCGGCCGAGCCGATCTGGCCATCGTCACCCGCTCCTTCCTGACCCGCTTCCTGCAGCGCGAACCCGAACTGGCCCGGCAGTTGGTGGTGTCCGAGCGTTCCGACCAGATCTACGAGCACACCATCCTGACAAGGCAGGGGGGAAGCGTCGCGACCGCCTGGCTCGATTCGCTGCTCGACCGCCTCGCCGCGGACGGGCGCCTGGAGTCGCTGTGGCGGCGGAGCGGAATCCTGTCATGA